In the Oncorhynchus mykiss isolate Arlee unplaced genomic scaffold, USDA_OmykA_1.1 un_scaffold_156, whole genome shotgun sequence genome, one interval contains:
- the LOC118947138 gene encoding TOG array regulator of axonemal microtubules protein 1-like yields the protein MVQSCTPTRVMNALLVGGLSHRNAAVRSCTAQHLERLAEVMGTARLLSGKKDLTDRFLIAVSKLAVDPSQEVRWEVPPVK from the exons ATGGTGCAGAGCTGCACCCCTACCCGTGTCATGAATGCCCTGCTGGTCGGTGGGCTGAG CCACCGTAACGCTGCGGTGAGGAGCTGTACTGCTCAGCACCTGGAGAGACTGGCTGAGGTCATGGGGACGGCTCGTCTCCTCTCGGGGAAGAAAGACCTCACTGACCGTTTCTTGATTGCCGTCAGTAAACTGGCTGTGGACCCTTCACAGGAAGTCAGGTGGGAAGTTCCTCCTGTAAAGTAG